In Kordiimonas pumila, a single genomic region encodes these proteins:
- a CDS encoding TonB-dependent receptor gives MKSKSASSIRSIRLMAGIAVVAVQAGAFISAPVQAQAKANKADMVLEEIIVTAEKRSENLQETPIAISAVTSDDIRNMNIESLLDVGSFVPNVLVGSQTLTGSNSGGFYIRGIGQDRSGITFDQGVGLYVDGVFMSRSDSSLLSILDVERIEVLRGPQGTLFGKNTIGGAIQYITKQPTGELGGYVDATVGSFDRLDIKAGINIPLTEKLFAKVTVGSLERKGFIEHIADNRPDGDDNTQIGRLQLRALVSDTITVDLSASKTKSHNNGRAYIVDFIDPSDLFISVHNAKTGEIYDERYVSPDSYTRYGGDESGYDYDGFALSGVVTAELSETFTVKSISSYMEADVYSANDWDGTGFNVYDIVNNRKIDQFSQELQLEGTLGDLQFVTGLYYLKETPTDDSEITTAFDGTYPVPRSVYQRQTVESYAAFAQGTYNVTDNFSVTAGIRYSKDKKSGVGGRINTGFEGTGEGSWDNFSPRLTLEYQWTPDVMTYASVTKGFRSGGINVGDRGAPIFTQYDPETVWNYEAGIRSDLFDNRVRLNLTGFHMEYTDQQLTALEPISLATYIQNVGDSHRTGFEAEAWAVVTENLKLRGTFGYINAKYDDVGTATGITVDSRVFRTPEFTYSVGATYEADVGEGSMLASVNYDYRAKQGTTSTDANSVLLDGYGLMSARLQYTSKDEVWSLALAATNLLDKEYFIGGMDFARVESVIGVSMLDVGRPREISVNLLYNF, from the coding sequence ATGAAAAGTAAAAGTGCTTCAAGCATAAGGTCCATTCGGCTTATGGCTGGCATAGCTGTAGTTGCAGTACAGGCCGGTGCCTTCATCAGTGCTCCAGTGCAAGCGCAAGCAAAAGCCAACAAGGCTGACATGGTGCTGGAAGAAATTATTGTAACGGCTGAAAAGCGTAGTGAAAACCTGCAGGAAACACCGATCGCCATATCAGCGGTGACTTCTGACGACATAAGAAACATGAATATTGAATCCCTTCTGGATGTTGGCAGTTTTGTGCCTAACGTTCTGGTGGGTAGCCAAACACTGACGGGTTCAAACAGCGGTGGCTTTTATATTCGTGGTATTGGTCAGGATCGTTCTGGTATTACATTTGACCAAGGTGTAGGCCTTTATGTCGACGGTGTCTTCATGAGCCGCAGTGACAGCTCTCTTCTGAGTATTCTGGATGTTGAGCGCATCGAAGTGCTGCGCGGGCCGCAAGGAACTCTCTTTGGTAAAAACACTATCGGTGGTGCTATTCAGTATATTACGAAGCAGCCAACAGGTGAGCTGGGCGGCTATGTAGATGCAACTGTTGGCAGTTTTGACCGGTTGGACATTAAAGCAGGCATCAATATTCCGCTTACTGAAAAATTATTTGCCAAAGTAACTGTAGGTTCTCTCGAGCGTAAGGGTTTTATCGAGCATATCGCTGATAACCGCCCTGACGGCGACGACAATACCCAGATTGGTCGCTTACAACTTCGTGCACTTGTTTCAGACACTATCACAGTTGATCTCAGTGCCAGCAAAACCAAGTCCCATAATAATGGTCGCGCTTACATTGTTGACTTCATTGACCCAAGCGACCTTTTTATCAGTGTTCATAATGCCAAAACTGGCGAAATATATGATGAAAGATATGTTAGCCCAGACAGTTATACACGGTACGGCGGCGATGAAAGTGGCTATGATTATGATGGCTTCGCCCTGTCTGGTGTTGTAACAGCCGAGTTGTCTGAAACATTTACAGTGAAGTCCATATCTTCTTATATGGAAGCTGATGTGTATTCTGCCAATGACTGGGATGGTACGGGCTTTAATGTCTATGACATTGTCAATAACAGAAAAATTGACCAGTTTTCACAAGAGTTACAGCTAGAAGGCACGCTAGGTGATTTGCAGTTTGTAACAGGCCTTTACTACCTGAAAGAAACCCCAACTGACGATTCTGAAATTACCACTGCTTTTGATGGCACATACCCTGTGCCACGCTCTGTATACCAGCGACAAACTGTTGAAAGCTACGCGGCATTTGCCCAAGGTACCTATAACGTAACAGATAATTTTTCAGTAACGGCTGGTATTCGGTATAGCAAAGACAAAAAATCTGGTGTTGGTGGCCGCATAAATACAGGCTTTGAAGGTACCGGCGAAGGTAGCTGGGACAATTTCTCCCCGCGTTTAACGCTTGAATACCAGTGGACACCAGATGTGATGACATATGCTTCGGTTACCAAAGGTTTCCGCAGTGGTGGCATTAATGTGGGTGACCGCGGTGCACCGATCTTTACTCAGTATGACCCAGAAACTGTATGGAACTATGAAGCGGGTATCCGTTCAGACTTGTTTGATAACCGCGTGCGGTTGAACCTCACTGGCTTCCATATGGAATATACCGACCAGCAGCTTACCGCTCTCGAGCCAATTAGCCTTGCTACATATATTCAGAATGTGGGTGATTCACATCGTACAGGTTTTGAAGCTGAAGCATGGGCCGTTGTAACAGAAAACTTAAAACTTCGGGGTACATTCGGCTATATTAACGCCAAGTACGATGACGTTGGAACAGCTACAGGCATTACGGTTGATAGCCGTGTGTTCCGTACACCTGAATTTACATATTCTGTTGGTGCGACCTATGAAGCTGATGTGGGTGAAGGTTCAATGCTGGCTAGTGTTAACTACGACTACCGCGCCAAACAGGGAACAACATCAACAGATGCAAACTCTGTTTTGCTAGATGGTTACGGCCTGATGAGCGCGCGCCTGCAATATACATCTAAAGATGAAGTATGGAGTTTGGCGCTTGCCGCAACCAATCTGCTTGATAAAGAGTATTTCATTGGTGGGATGGACTTTGCCAGAGTGGAATCTGTTATTGGTGTAAGCATGCTTGATGTGGGCCGTCCAAGGGAAATAAGCGTGAACCTGCTCTATAATTTCTAG
- a CDS encoding IclR family transcriptional regulator, whose protein sequence is MVKSSVTDEHVVKTSSTVKSVEVTVQILEVLTEATGAVRVTDLARQLGMTKARVSRHLQTLTHLGLVDRAREGEGYVFGRKLLKFGRAAVYRSNIVEISRPYLTDLCQQTGHTALLATPTRGGAMVVSSVPSQFEPGIMVHPGTVLSLPSSPAARLIYYYENQKPVPPRVIDNIKKYGVDFEANARGNGLGGIAAPIFEPDGLIASTVGIILSSSLLLPEPETSLLEMVKGVAESIQAEYAEGAVSSLKP, encoded by the coding sequence ATGGTAAAATCATCAGTTACAGATGAACACGTAGTAAAGACGTCTTCGACGGTGAAAAGTGTTGAGGTGACAGTTCAGATACTGGAAGTGTTAACCGAGGCCACTGGCGCTGTTAGAGTAACGGATTTGGCGCGTCAGCTTGGTATGACGAAAGCCCGTGTTTCAAGGCATTTACAAACCCTAACACATTTGGGCCTTGTCGACAGAGCCCGTGAAGGGGAAGGTTATGTTTTTGGTCGTAAACTGTTGAAGTTTGGCAGAGCTGCGGTTTATCGCAGCAATATCGTGGAAATATCGCGCCCGTACCTTACTGATTTATGTCAGCAAACTGGTCATACAGCTTTGCTGGCAACACCAACACGTGGTGGTGCAATGGTTGTATCCTCGGTTCCAAGCCAGTTTGAGCCGGGTATTATGGTGCATCCGGGCACCGTTCTAAGTTTACCAAGTTCTCCTGCTGCGCGGTTGATATATTATTATGAAAACCAGAAGCCTGTACCGCCGCGTGTTATAGATAACATCAAAAAATATGGTGTTGATTTTGAAGCAAATGCAAGAGGAAATGGCTTAGGCGGTATAGCCGCGCCTATCTTTGAACCAGACGGGTTAATTGCGTCTACAGTCGGTATAATACTTTCTTCTTCATTGTTGTTACCTGAACCTGAAACATCGTTGCTTGAAATGGTTAAGGGTGTTGCCGAGAGCATTCAGGCTGAATATGCAGAGGGCGCAGTCTCTTCTCTTAAGCCGTAA
- a CDS encoding DODA-type extradiol aromatic ring-opening family dioxygenase: MAEIVLGIGCAHTPQLHTLAKDWDLRADRDRQDGIPLWFKGEKLKYKELEKMREAENLGALLGMETREEALRKSFLAMDRLHEIFVEAAPDVVVIIGNDQHEIFSGMIPTFAVIASETIENLPRTPEQNKRLPIGIELADHGHLPAEHTVYPGNRELGLHIAGHLVKESGFDVTLCHEKPTVKGDHSLLYGMPHAYGFLYKNIMRDHVVQHVPVDVNCWYYENSPTASRCYDFGVAVAKAIQAWDTDKRVAVLTTGGLTHFVVDKEWDHMFLDAMKKHDAETLKSIPQKELMAGTSECKSWIATSAVMDTVGLDMTVVDYQCLYRTEGGTGSSCAFTYWQA, translated from the coding sequence ATGGCCGAAATAGTACTTGGAATTGGATGTGCACACACACCGCAACTTCATACACTCGCAAAAGACTGGGATTTGAGGGCCGACCGTGATCGGCAGGATGGAATCCCGCTTTGGTTTAAGGGGGAAAAGCTAAAATACAAAGAGCTTGAAAAGATGCGGGAGGCTGAGAACCTGGGCGCATTGCTTGGCATGGAAACCAGAGAAGAGGCCTTGCGCAAAAGCTTTTTAGCTATGGACCGCCTGCATGAAATATTTGTCGAGGCTGCCCCGGATGTTGTGGTGATTATTGGTAATGACCAGCATGAAATTTTTTCAGGCATGATCCCAACATTTGCAGTCATTGCTTCAGAAACGATTGAAAATTTACCGCGCACGCCAGAGCAAAACAAACGCCTTCCTATTGGTATTGAACTTGCTGACCACGGGCATTTGCCGGCGGAACACACTGTGTACCCTGGTAACCGGGAACTCGGCCTTCACATAGCGGGCCATCTGGTAAAGGAAAGCGGTTTCGATGTAACCTTATGCCATGAAAAGCCAACAGTTAAAGGTGATCATTCCCTGCTTTATGGGATGCCCCATGCTTATGGTTTTTTATATAAAAATATTATGCGTGATCATGTTGTGCAACATGTACCTGTTGATGTGAATTGCTGGTATTATGAGAATAGTCCAACGGCAAGTAGGTGTTATGATTTTGGGGTTGCCGTGGCAAAAGCAATTCAAGCTTGGGATACAGATAAAAGGGTTGCCGTTCTCACCACAGGCGGGCTAACGCATTTTGTGGTTGATAAAGAGTGGGACCACATGTTTTTAGATGCAATGAAAAAGCATGATGCAGAAACGCTTAAGTCAATACCGCAAAAGGAATTGATGGCGGGTACATCTGAATGTAAAAGCTGGATAGCAACGTCTGCTGTTATGGATACTGTAGGCCTTGACATGACAGTAGTTGATTATCAGTGCCTGTACAGGACCGAAGGTGGCACGGGGTCTTCGTGTGCATTTACTTACTGGCAAGCTTAA
- a CDS encoding fumarylacetoacetate hydrolase family protein: MKLVTFEINGQIRTGAVTKKSMVLDLFTAATPSEQPLLATMQSIVEHEDQALDAINNLLVKNSGEHAYNFDQIRFLPPLPVPNSIRDFANFELHCLQALETSMRTRAASQPDPETAYQSYKASGAYALPPIWYERPFYFKGNRMTCSGHKSVIEWPYFTNMMDYELEFAAIIGKKGKNISHEKATSHIFGYTLYNDFSARDEQVRDQQFRMGPSKGKDFDTGNAMGPWIVTRDELPNPYNLAMSVRINGETQGSSNSSGMQHSFEDCIAFVSRDETLYPGDVFGSGTAGNGCGFETGRYLAPGDSIELDIEELGILQNTIGERRA; the protein is encoded by the coding sequence GTGAAGTTGGTAACTTTTGAAATTAATGGCCAGATACGGACCGGTGCGGTTACAAAAAAATCTATGGTGCTGGATCTGTTTACTGCAGCCACACCCAGCGAACAGCCACTGCTCGCTACCATGCAGTCTATCGTTGAGCATGAAGATCAGGCGCTGGATGCTATCAACAACCTGCTTGTTAAAAACAGCGGTGAACATGCATACAACTTTGACCAAATCCGTTTTTTGCCGCCTCTGCCTGTGCCCAATTCGATCAGAGATTTTGCTAATTTTGAACTGCACTGTCTGCAAGCATTGGAAACCAGCATGCGTACACGCGCAGCATCCCAGCCCGATCCAGAAACTGCGTATCAAAGCTACAAAGCAAGTGGTGCTTATGCCTTGCCACCCATTTGGTACGAGCGCCCGTTTTACTTTAAGGGCAACCGCATGACCTGTTCTGGCCATAAGAGCGTGATCGAGTGGCCCTACTTTACAAACATGATGGACTATGAACTGGAATTTGCCGCCATCATTGGCAAAAAAGGCAAAAACATTAGCCATGAGAAAGCAACAAGCCATATTTTTGGATACACACTCTATAATGATTTTAGTGCACGCGACGAACAAGTCCGCGATCAGCAGTTCCGCATGGGGCCCTCGAAAGGCAAAGACTTTGATACGGGCAATGCTATGGGCCCTTGGATTGTTACCCGTGACGAGCTGCCAAACCCCTACAACCTTGCAATGAGCGTAAGAATAAATGGTGAAACGCAAGGAAGCAGTAACAGTTCTGGAATGCAACATAGCTTTGAAGACTGTATTGCGTTTGTAAGCCGTGATGAAACGCTTTACCCAGGCGATGTGTTTGGATCGGGTACTGCAGGAAATGGTTGCGGCTTTGAAACCGGACGTTACCTTGCACCTGGTGATAGTATTGAGCTTGACATCGAAGAGCTCGGCATCCTCCAGAACACTATTGGTGAGCGCCGAGCTTAA
- a CDS encoding aldehyde dehydrogenase family protein produces the protein MIQHSFLIDGEKIRTEDSFEVINPATAEGFARCSVATSEHLDAAVSAARAAFPAWAGKSVQDRAAMIEAIADAVEQEKDDLAVLLSTEQGKPVHTGAAGEIMGALKWARATAKLRPSVDVVQDDEAVRIEVHRKPLGVVGSITPWNHPVMIAVWHIMPALLAGNTVIIKPSSYTPLSTLRLIEIANGILPKGVLNSVTGEGGLGRMMSGHAGIDKIVFTGSTNTGRNIMANAASNLKRLTLELGGNDAAIVLADADTDKIAAKIFAKAFGNSGQTCAALKRLYVHDSIYDTLSTKLAEMAIAAKVGPGNDPETQFGPLQNKAQFDYVKELVADAVSNGARVLSGGQALDRAGYFYPLTVVVDVSDGVRIVDEEQFGPVLPIVRFMDVDDAVACANANENALGGSIWSADIEKARVLACRLESGTAWVNDHATISPNAPFGGAKQSGIGVEFGLYGLEEYMQLQTVRISK, from the coding sequence ATGATCCAGCATTCGTTTCTTATCGACGGCGAAAAAATACGCACTGAGGATAGCTTTGAAGTGATAAACCCCGCTACTGCTGAGGGTTTTGCAAGGTGTTCAGTTGCAACGTCAGAGCATTTAGATGCTGCTGTAAGCGCCGCCCGGGCAGCCTTTCCTGCATGGGCCGGAAAGTCAGTTCAAGACCGGGCTGCCATGATCGAAGCAATCGCAGATGCCGTTGAGCAAGAGAAGGATGATCTTGCTGTTCTTTTGTCTACAGAGCAGGGAAAACCAGTGCATACGGGTGCGGCGGGTGAAATTATGGGTGCGCTTAAATGGGCGCGCGCGACAGCTAAGTTACGCCCGTCCGTTGATGTTGTGCAGGATGATGAAGCGGTACGCATAGAGGTCCACCGTAAGCCGCTTGGGGTGGTTGGTTCTATCACGCCGTGGAATCACCCTGTGATGATTGCAGTATGGCACATAATGCCAGCTTTGCTTGCAGGAAACACTGTTATCATTAAGCCTTCGTCTTACACCCCCCTTAGCACACTGCGCCTCATAGAAATTGCAAATGGCATTTTACCAAAGGGCGTGTTGAATTCTGTTACAGGGGAAGGGGGCTTGGGGCGGATGATGTCTGGCCATGCGGGAATTGATAAAATTGTCTTCACGGGCTCCACCAATACTGGCCGTAATATTATGGCAAATGCCGCGTCTAACCTGAAACGGCTTACGCTGGAACTGGGCGGTAATGATGCTGCTATTGTGTTAGCTGATGCAGATACTGATAAAATTGCAGCTAAAATTTTTGCTAAGGCATTTGGAAATAGTGGCCAGACGTGTGCGGCACTAAAACGGCTTTATGTGCACGACAGCATTTACGATACGCTTTCTACAAAGCTTGCGGAAATGGCAATTGCAGCAAAAGTGGGTCCGGGTAATGACCCTGAAACTCAGTTTGGGCCTTTGCAAAACAAAGCACAGTTTGATTATGTCAAAGAACTGGTTGCTGATGCTGTCTCTAACGGTGCGCGGGTTCTGTCGGGGGGGCAAGCTCTTGATCGCGCCGGGTATTTCTATCCGCTGACTGTCGTCGTGGACGTGAGTGACGGTGTTCGTATTGTTGATGAAGAACAATTTGGGCCAGTTTTACCAATTGTTAGATTTATGGATGTTGACGACGCAGTCGCCTGCGCCAATGCTAATGAAAATGCACTAGGTGGTTCTATTTGGTCGGCTGACATAGAAAAAGCCCGCGTTCTTGCTTGTAGGCTTGAAAGTGGCACGGCATGGGTGAATGACCATGCAACTATTTCGCCGAATGCCCCATTTGGCGGAGCCAAGCAATCAGGGATTGGTGTAGAATTTGGTCTGTACGGACTGGAGGAATATATGCAACTCCAGACCGTACGGATTAGTAAATAA
- a CDS encoding amidohydrolase family protein, with product MSVIDVHTHMISQKWLDLLCKHGAPKYEVKKTKAGQDSIFMWGAPFMTLFPEMLDFDLRIQNMDKAGVDLAVVSLTCPSAYWGSEDISVQASTVMNTVMAEQQDKYPERLRWFATLPWQYADKAVETLHAAVKAGAAGVFVTANIDEKSLTAPEFTPIWDAIDAYGLPVLIHPTAPQGASKMEMHEYGLIPPVGFMFDTTLAISRMIFDGFFDRYKKLNIIAAHGGGTLPYLAGRLDRCHEMIPACSEKIKDAPSTYLRKIYYDAVVYEKGALDLCIEVAGGADRVMYGSDYPHNIGDMAGCLGRVNALEKSVASKVKSETAERLFGL from the coding sequence ATGTCTGTTATTGATGTCCATACCCATATGATTAGCCAGAAGTGGCTTGACCTTCTTTGTAAGCACGGCGCACCGAAGTATGAGGTGAAAAAAACGAAAGCAGGGCAGGATTCCATATTTATGTGGGGCGCTCCGTTTATGACCTTATTCCCGGAGATGCTGGATTTTGATTTACGCATTCAGAATATGGACAAAGCGGGAGTTGATCTTGCAGTCGTATCTTTGACCTGCCCAAGCGCTTATTGGGGTAGTGAAGATATCAGCGTTCAGGCTTCAACTGTCATGAATACAGTTATGGCAGAGCAGCAAGATAAATACCCTGAAAGGCTGCGCTGGTTTGCTACTCTCCCATGGCAGTATGCTGATAAGGCTGTTGAGACACTACATGCTGCCGTTAAAGCGGGTGCCGCAGGGGTATTTGTAACAGCAAATATTGATGAAAAAAGCCTTACTGCGCCAGAGTTCACTCCTATTTGGGATGCAATAGATGCATACGGTCTGCCTGTTCTTATTCACCCAACGGCGCCGCAGGGTGCCAGTAAAATGGAAATGCATGAGTACGGCCTGATACCGCCAGTTGGCTTTATGTTTGATACGACACTTGCGATTTCCCGAATGATATTTGATGGATTTTTTGATCGTTATAAAAAGCTTAATATTATCGCGGCACACGGTGGTGGTACTCTGCCGTATTTAGCTGGCAGGCTTGATCGCTGTCATGAAATGATCCCCGCATGCTCTGAAAAAATAAAGGATGCTCCGAGCACTTACTTACGGAAAATATATTATGATGCTGTCGTGTATGAAAAGGGTGCACTTGACTTGTGCATCGAGGTAGCAGGCGGCGCTGATCGTGTCATGTATGGGTCTGATTATCCGCACAATATTGGTGATATGGCGGGTTGCTTAGGGCGCGTTAATGCACTCGAGAAAAGCGTTGCAAGCAAAGTGAAGAGCGAAACAGCAGAGCGGTTGTTTGGCTTATAA
- a CDS encoding fumarylacetoacetate hydrolase family protein produces MKLGTIMLDGRPTVIARVTDDTAVAVPYTWMEDLIEAGSAGLDSAAEAIVKAKAGTLPVIDLAGADWMAPNPKPSKILGCAVNNNNLNSKAYKPMTAPMFFIKGRSALTGHNKTIDILKDHGQSIPEPEPVVIFGKRAKNVAPEDALDYVFGYTLTNDVTASGVKFSQDAIALKQTPDLVKPHHTAWREKFGDDDTYLYFIYHAKSKGADTFASMGPWITTKDEVKDPNKLKVRGYIDGECYTEDSTANYFFPVERVISEATKWFTMELGDCIHTGTASKGTEKHPRGNVGTYLGLYDGKLTDVEVEGLGRLSNRVNLEK; encoded by the coding sequence GTGAAACTAGGAACCATTATGCTGGACGGACGTCCTACTGTAATTGCCAGAGTAACAGATGATACGGCAGTTGCTGTTCCCTATACATGGATGGAAGATTTGATCGAAGCAGGCTCTGCCGGCCTTGATTCAGCAGCAGAGGCTATTGTGAAAGCGAAAGCGGGCACGCTTCCTGTTATTGATCTTGCCGGAGCTGACTGGATGGCACCTAACCCCAAGCCTTCAAAAATTCTTGGGTGTGCAGTAAATAACAATAACCTGAACAGCAAAGCTTATAAGCCTATGACGGCGCCTATGTTTTTTATTAAAGGCCGGTCAGCACTTACTGGGCATAATAAAACAATTGATATTTTAAAGGATCACGGCCAGTCAATCCCAGAGCCAGAACCTGTTGTTATATTTGGCAAACGCGCGAAGAATGTAGCGCCAGAAGATGCTCTTGATTACGTGTTTGGCTACACTCTGACTAATGATGTAACAGCGAGCGGCGTTAAGTTTAGCCAAGATGCTATTGCTCTGAAGCAAACACCGGATCTGGTGAAGCCGCACCATACGGCATGGCGTGAAAAATTCGGCGATGATGATACATATTTATACTTTATCTATCATGCCAAATCCAAAGGAGCAGACACGTTTGCCTCTATGGGGCCGTGGATTACGACTAAGGACGAAGTGAAAGATCCAAATAAGCTGAAGGTCCGCGGATACATTGACGGTGAATGTTATACAGAAGATAGCACAGCTAACTATTTCTTTCCTGTAGAGCGCGTGATCTCTGAGGCGACCAAATGGTTCACTATGGAGCTGGGCGATTGCATTCATACAGGGACGGCTTCCAAAGGTACCGAAAAGCACCCGCGTGGGAATGTTGGTACATATCTGGGTCTATATGACGGCAAGCTCACTGATGTAGAAGTGGAAGGTCTTGGCCGGCTGTCTAACCGCGTGAATCTTGAGAAATAA
- a CDS encoding MarR family winged helix-turn-helix transcriptional regulator — protein MNKKRPTADMEKFLSYRLSIISRLINRRSTRYFNENYGLTLAEWRALAQIAAGKMNTVKAISEQTFSDKGLISRAITSLEKKGLIEGTPNPKDKRSMEYKLSAVGISIHDEIMPMRMEENALIAEIMTPEELELFKDVLARIQGHLNALD, from the coding sequence ATGAACAAGAAACGCCCTACGGCAGATATGGAAAAATTTCTCTCTTATCGGTTGAGTATTATTTCCAGACTTATAAATCGCCGCTCCACGAGGTATTTTAATGAGAACTACGGTCTGACCCTCGCCGAATGGCGCGCACTCGCACAAATTGCTGCAGGCAAAATGAACACGGTGAAAGCAATTTCCGAACAAACCTTTTCTGACAAAGGCCTGATCAGCAGAGCTATTACCAGCCTTGAAAAGAAAGGACTTATTGAAGGCACACCAAACCCAAAAGATAAACGCAGTATGGAATACAAACTGAGCGCAGTAGGTATTAGCATTCACGACGAAATCATGCCCATGCGCATGGAAGAAAACGCCCTGATTGCCGAAATCATGACCCCGGAAGAGCTTGAGCTTTTCAAAGACGTATTGGCTCGCATTCAAGGTCATCTTAATGCTCTCGACTAA
- a CDS encoding aromatic ring-hydroxylating dioxygenase subunit alpha has product MVSAAQNERFTKVGPNTPMGNMLRRYWHPIAAVAELEENPIKAVRLLCEDLVLFKSGKGEYGIVDRQCPHRRADMLYGIVEEDGLRCSYHGWCYGPTGKCIEQPYEDIANPKARFRDKITIKSYKVEEKAGMLWIYMGPDPAPLVPNWEPFTWGNGFRQVVFADIPCNWFQCQENSCDPVHFEWMHRNWSSRLSGSGEYGPTHLELKFEEFEYGHIYRRVREDTDKSNEHWTIGATALWPHAFFLGDHIEWRIPVDDENTLSVTWMFHRVPVDREPYVQQRVPYWKGPVKDGAGRWITSHVMNQDIVAWVGQGTIADRTEEHLGQSDLGIVMMRRCYEKNMQLVSDGQDPKGLIRDSKKNACVELPIKHRELFTQSMSLDESRALAKALSYRLNEPDYQHQVGQPEEIKREYQIAMGMIDENASETI; this is encoded by the coding sequence ATGGTTAGTGCCGCACAAAATGAACGGTTTACGAAGGTTGGGCCTAATACCCCGATGGGGAATATGTTGCGGCGCTATTGGCACCCTATTGCAGCGGTTGCCGAGCTTGAGGAAAACCCTATTAAGGCTGTGCGCTTACTGTGCGAAGACTTGGTGCTTTTTAAAAGTGGTAAAGGTGAATACGGTATTGTTGACAGGCAGTGCCCACACCGGCGTGCGGATATGCTTTACGGCATTGTTGAAGAAGATGGCTTGCGCTGTAGCTATCATGGCTGGTGCTACGGCCCTACCGGCAAGTGTATTGAGCAACCCTATGAGGATATAGCTAATCCAAAAGCTCGCTTCCGGGATAAAATTACGATCAAGTCATATAAGGTTGAAGAAAAAGCTGGAATGCTTTGGATCTATATGGGGCCGGACCCTGCGCCGCTAGTGCCAAACTGGGAGCCGTTTACATGGGGTAATGGTTTCAGGCAGGTGGTGTTTGCGGATATTCCGTGCAACTGGTTCCAGTGTCAGGAAAACAGCTGTGACCCCGTTCATTTTGAATGGATGCACAGGAACTGGTCCTCTCGGTTGTCAGGAAGCGGTGAATATGGGCCTACTCATCTGGAGCTTAAGTTTGAAGAATTTGAGTATGGCCACATCTATCGGCGTGTGCGGGAAGATACTGATAAAAGCAATGAGCACTGGACAATTGGCGCAACGGCACTTTGGCCGCATGCTTTTTTTCTGGGTGATCATATTGAGTGGCGCATTCCTGTCGATGATGAGAACACCTTAAGTGTTACATGGATGTTTCACCGTGTGCCGGTAGACAGAGAGCCTTATGTGCAACAGCGGGTGCCTTACTGGAAGGGCCCGGTTAAGGATGGCGCGGGCCGCTGGATTACAAGCCACGTTATGAATCAGGATATTGTTGCATGGGTCGGGCAAGGTACAATTGCTGATCGTACCGAAGAGCATTTAGGTCAAAGTGACTTGGGCATTGTGATGATGCGTCGCTGTTATGAAAAAAACATGCAGCTTGTAAGCGATGGTCAAGACCCAAAAGGGTTGATCAGGGATTCTAAGAAAAATGCATGCGTTGAGCTTCCTATCAAGCACCGTGAACTATTTACGCAGTCTATGTCTCTTGATGAGAGCAGGGCGCTGGCCAAGGCTTTATCGTACCGCTTGAATGAGCCTGATTATCAGCATCAGGTGGGCCAGCCCGAGGAGATTAAACGGGAATACCAGATTGCAATGGGCATGATTGATGAAAATGCGTCAGAAACGATTTAG